A genomic region of Oryza glaberrima chromosome 1, OglaRS2, whole genome shotgun sequence contains the following coding sequences:
- the LOC127760312 gene encoding uncharacterized protein At3g49140 encodes MAAGVTFNWIKTPLDIRRFHDFSSLSFRCRNTFGSIQPSWLTTDQEPSFSKVRVAADYSDSVPDSKYTRDRGYHPLEEVKERPKKKDLSLTDVETARTVVEANSKGLLVFPARVHNEPHGHVAWSDFQYIVDDYGDIFFQVPDSENILEDDAANNPVTVLIGMDGPIIGETSVVTSDFSDYMDVENFIDMPDENDSKIDTEITDILIEWGMPATMRAIHPIYFAKCLTKAVHDKHREKMDSPSNGVSIVGYLRPAFIEEESYLRSLFHGECNGDGYSSDWRDECKREPAPASGTNGLIDDDKSRFDFMNVGSSTDSTIYKLEIMTVELFSIYGKQLMIDPQDFQDAEPDILANSASEIINRIKENDDQCAMALRSLCHRKKCLIVEEASLISIDSLGIDVRAFSGLEARTVRFSFNAQALSERSAEKKIRRMLFPRRKNVKPSTEDEC; translated from the exons ATGGCAGCAGGGGTCACTTTTAACTGGATTAAAACCCCACTTGACATCCGGAGATTTCATGACTTTTCTAGTTTAAG TTTTCGATGCCGAAATACTTTTGGATCAATCCAACCTTCCTGGCTGACAACAGACCAGGAACCATCTTTTTCCAAAGTTCGAGTGGCTGCAGATTACTCAGATTCTGTTCCAGATTCAAAGTACACAAGAGATCGGGGTTACCATCCTCTTGAAGAAGTTAAAGAACGTCCAAAAAAGAAGGACCTGTCACTGACAGATGTGGAAACTGCTAGAACTGTAGTAGAG GCCAATAGCAAGGGATTGCTTGTGTTCCCTGCAAGAGTGCATAATGAACCTCATGGGCATGTTGCTTGGTCAGACTTTCAGTATATTGTAGATGACTATGGAG ACATTTTCTTTCAAGTACCCGACAGTGAGAACATCTTGGAAGATGATGCTGCAAACAATCCTGTG ACAGTTTTGATTGGAATGGATGGCCCTATTATTGGAGAAACTAGTGTGGTGACTAGTGATTTTAGCGACTACATggatgttgaaaattttatagACATGCCTGATGAGAACGACAGCAAG ATCGATACAGAAATAACTGACATTCTTATAGAGTGGGGGATGCCAGCAACAATGCGTGCAATACATCCAATTTATTTTGCGAAGTGTTTGACAAAG GCTGTTCATGATAAACACAGGGAAAAGATGGATAGTCCATCAAATGGTGTCTCAATTGTAGGATATTTGAGACCTGCTTTCATAGAAGAAGAATCTTATCTAAGGAGCTTATTTCATGGTGAGTGCAATGGTGATGGTTATTCGTCTGATTGGAGAG ATGAATGCAAAAGAGAACCTGCACCAGCTTCTGGAACCAATGGCCTAATTG ATGATGATAAATCGAGATTTGATTTCATGAATGTGGGAAGTAGCACTGATTCAACAATCTACAAACTAGAAATAATGACGGTTGAGCTGTTTTCCATCTATGGGAAGCAG TTGATGATTGATCCACAAGATTTTCAAGATGCAGAACCAGATATTCTTGCAAATTCTGCTTCAGAAATTATAAATCGCATTAAAGAAAACGATGATCAGTGCGCTATGGCACTCAGGTCCCTCTGTCATAGGAAAAAATGCCTCATTGTCGAG GAGGCTAGCTTGATTAGCATCGACAGTCTCGGTATCGATGTAAGAGCTTTCTCTGGTTTGGAAGCTCGGACAGTTAGATTTTCGTTTAATGCGCAG GCACTCTCTGAACGTTCAGCAGAGAAGAAGATAAGGCGAATGCTTTTCCCTCGTCGTAAGAACGTGAAACCTTCTACTGAAGATGAATGTTAA
- the LOC127767285 gene encoding extensin-1-like, whose amino-acid sequence MKFSMRGQPKGIPWLVLAMLIATFAMLTEGATSLSPPSLSLTPTYAPVIKVIGKVYCYRCFNEAHPEESHGKEHLKGAMVKVTCQANDQALVGFGYTQDNGKYSVSITGLPLSSTYGADSCKVELHSAPGGSDCNVPIELNLSGLSVYSKSNEEVVLQANQVMAFASQKTFGFCSKPHIQPPIFPYNSPPPSPYQYPSPPFNYKSPPLPNQFSPPPFNKFPPPSHQYPSPPQSSYHSPPPYQYTPPNSYQAPPTSYNHPPPPYGYNSPIPPTNKYLPPPYYFNSPPPQYQHSPPANSYVSPPLAHQYPPPPYKSPPIPPYYFNSPPANHYSPPPYNFGSSPPTYQYSPPLLPKTPKYLPPKVPLEMSPPAHATSPQPLVHYSPPPPLQHAGISSTTPSVNSYQSPPPVNQLS is encoded by the exons ATGAAATTTAGCATGAGAGGACAGCCAAAGGGTATCCCATGGCTGGTATTGGCCATGCTGATTGCAACTTTCGCAATGCTCACGGAGGGAGCTACCAGCTTGTCACCACCTTCTCTCTCCCTAACACCAACGTATGCTCCTGTTATTAAGGTGATAGGGAAGGTGTACTGCTATAGATGCTTCAATGAGGCACACCCAGAAGAATCCCATGGGAAGGAGCACCTGAAAG GAGCAATGGTCAAGGTTACTTGTCAGGCTAATGACCAGGCACTGGTGGGTTTCGGCTATACCCAAGACAATGGCAAGTACAGCGTGAGCATCACAGGCTTACCACTCAGCAGCACATATGGGGCCGACTCATGTAAGGTTGAGCTCCATTCAGCACCAGGAGGATCTGACTGCAACGTGCCAATCGAGCTAAACTTGTCTGGGCTTAGCGTTTACTCGAAGTCCAATGAGGAAGTGGTGCTCCAAGCCAACCAAGTAATGGCATTCGCGTCACAGAAGACATTTGGGTTTTGTTCGAAACCTCACATTCAACCACCAATTTTTCCATACAATTCACCACCACCGTCCCCTTACCAGTATCCCTCACCTCCTTTCAACTACAAGTCCCCGCCGTTGCCAAATCAGTTTTCACCCCCTCCATTCAACAAGTTTCCACCTCCATCTCACCAGTATCCATCACCTCCGCAGAGTTCCTACCATTCACCACCACCCTATCAGTATACACCTCCAAACAGCTACCAAGCTCCACCAACATCTTACAATCACCCGCCACCCCCATATGGATACAATTCTCCGATCCCACCAACCAACAAGTATTTACCACCCCCATACTACTTCAACTCCCCACCGCCACAATACCAGCATTCGCCACCTGCAAACAGCTATGTATCACCACCACTAGCTCACCAATATCCCCCACCTCCATACAAGTCACCACCGATACCTCCTTACTACTTCAACTCTCCACCAGCAAACCATTATTCACCACCTCCATACAACTTTGGATCTTCTCCCCCAACCTACCAGTACTCTCCACCATTGCTTCCGAAAACTCCAAAATATTTACCTCCTAAAGTTCCTCTTGAGATGTCTCCACCGGCACATGCAACATCTCCACAGCCTCTGGTCCACTATAGCCCTCCGCCACCACTGCAGCATGCTGGCATATCATCGACAACACCATCTGTGAACTCCTATCAATCCCCGCCACCAGTAAATCAGCTGTCATAA